The segment CGGGGTTCAGCGGGTGGCCGGGGTCGGGGGGTGGTAGCGGTGGGTCAGGAGAGGGGAGGAGCGGTGGCTGCGGGCGAGCAGGGCGTGCGCGGTGGCGGTGGAGCACGGCGGGCCGTCGGCGGGGTGGCGGGTGAGGAGGTAGAGCAGCAGGTCGAGGCGGTCGTCCTCGCTGCGGGCGGTGACGTGCTGGAGGGCGTCGCCGGGGCGGGTGTGGGCCCAGAGGATGTCGACGGCCTGCCGGGTCTCGTCCGGCGGGGTGGGTCCGGGCCGTCTGCGTCGCAGGCTGGCGTAGACCACGTCCACGGGGTCAGCCCCAGCCGAGGCTGCCGTCGGCCACGGTCACGGTGTGGGCCGGGGCGTCGGCGGACAGGGCGGTGACGGCGGCGGGGGCGGCGAACAGGGCGGTGAGGGCGAGGGCGGTGACCGCGGCGGCCTTGACCAGACGAGTGCGCATTTCGGGGTTCTCCTCAACAGCTGTGGAAGGTAGGGGAGTTCCGGTTCGGCGTCCCGCGGTTGACGCCTGTCCCGGTCTGCCGTCCGGTCGGTTTCCCCGGCGGCGATCACCAGCTTCGTCCGTTCCGGCGCCGCTCGGAAGGTGTTCGGGACGGCGCCAACCGGACTGTCCGACACCAGACACGTCGCCATGCACGCGTCATGAATGTGGCCCGGCGGCCCCAGGCGCCCCGGCACGGACGTCCACCCCCGAGCAAGCAGGAATCCGCTGGTCAAACCGGTGGAAGCCGCCACGGGCAGGGCAAATCCGTTCTTGTGTGCGACTCCGACGCGCTGAAATGATCGGTGAAGCTCCGTACACCACCACCCACACCGCCCACACACGATTCCGGGGGGAACCATGCTGGAGGCACTCGGCCTGTCGGCCACGGCCGGCCAGGTCTACCAGGCCATGCTCGACCGTCCCGGCGACGGTATCGCCGAACTCGCGGCGCACTGCCTGCTGCTGCCCGGCCAGGTCCACGACAGCCTGGACGAACTCGGCGAACTGATGCTGGTGCGCGCCTCCGCCGAGCACCCCGGCCGGATGCGCGCCGTCGACCCCGCCATCGGGCTGGCCGACCTCGCCGCCCGCCAGGAGGCCGACCTCGCCGCCCGCCAGGCCGCCCTGGCCGCCTCCCGCGCCGCCGTCGCCCGGATGGTCGCCGACCGCGCCGAGCACCGCTCCGCCCACGGCGAGCGCCTGCTCGGCATCGACGCCATCCAGCACCGCCTCGAGCAGATGGGCCGCACCACCACCCGCGAAGTCCTCAGCAGCCAGCCCGGCACCCAGCGCCCCGAGGACCTCGACGCCTCCCGCCCCGCGGACGCCGAAGCACTCGCCCGCGGCATCA is part of the Kitasatospora cineracea genome and harbors:
- a CDS encoding LuxR C-terminal-related transcriptional regulator encodes the protein MLEALGLSATAGQVYQAMLDRPGDGIAELAAHCLLLPGQVHDSLDELGELMLVRASAEHPGRMRAVDPAIGLADLAARQEADLAARQAALAASRAAVARMVADRAEHRSAHGERLLGIDAIQHRLEQMGRTTTREVLSSQPGTQRPEDLDASRPADAEALARGITIRTLYQDSNRHQPHAAHYAHWLLGLGGEVRTAPTIPQRIVIVDRTQALVPIDPEDTRKGALHVTEPGILDALLSLYEQAWNTAVPLGAHTPDDPATGLTPTERELLRLLGTGLTDDTAAQRLNISARTIGRHMASIMERLGATSRFEAGIKATQQGWL